The proteins below come from a single Chryseobacterium capnotolerans genomic window:
- a CDS encoding DUF1569 domain-containing protein produces MENVFDAKDAQNYIDRINRLVEDTHGLWGKMTVDQMLAHCCITYEMVYEPEKHKKPGSIAKFILKTFVKSKVVGEKAYPRDSPTAPQFLISGRKNFEEEKRRLIGFIQKTQQLGADAFDGKESFSFGKLKAQEWNNMFAKHLNHHLAQFGV; encoded by the coding sequence ATGGAAAATGTATTTGACGCAAAAGACGCTCAAAACTATATTGATAGGATAAACAGGCTGGTAGAAGATACACATGGATTATGGGGGAAAATGACAGTAGATCAGATGCTGGCACACTGTTGTATTACTTATGAAATGGTATATGAACCGGAAAAACATAAAAAACCGGGATCTATTGCAAAGTTTATTCTGAAAACATTTGTAAAATCTAAAGTAGTAGGTGAAAAAGCTTATCCAAGAGATTCTCCTACAGCACCCCAATTCCTGATATCCGGAAGAAAAAACTTTGAAGAAGAAAAGAGAAGATTGATTGGTTTTATCCAAAAAACTCAGCAATTGGGAGCAGATGCTTTTGATGGTAAAGAATCTTTTTCTTTCGGAAAATTAAAAGCTCAGGAATGGAACAATATGTTTGCAAAACATCTGAACCATCACTTGGCTCAATTCGGAGTTTAA
- a CDS encoding DUF1398 domain-containing protein — MKFTIEDIKTEHQKVKSGADFPRYIKAIKSLGVSHYTAYVAEGNTEYFDDNNESAQTGSKYDKLTIAEKVNFDHFKARLKLHQQGGTDYMTFCKDCAENGIEGWEINLNAMTCTYFDKERREILVEQIPS; from the coding sequence ATGAAATTTACCATTGAAGATATTAAAACCGAACATCAAAAAGTAAAAAGCGGAGCAGATTTCCCGCGATATATAAAAGCCATAAAAAGCCTTGGCGTTTCTCATTATACGGCTTACGTTGCAGAAGGAAATACAGAATATTTTGATGATAACAATGAATCTGCCCAGACAGGAAGTAAATATGATAAGCTTACTATTGCTGAAAAGGTGAATTTTGACCATTTTAAAGCAAGATTAAAACTTCATCAGCAAGGAGGTACAGATTATATGACATTCTGTAAAGATTGTGCAGAAAATGGAATTGAAGGTTGGGAAATAAATCTGAATGCAATGACCTGTACTTACTTTGATAAAGAACGAAGAGAAATTTTAGTAGAGCAGATTCCGAGTTAA
- a CDS encoding Na+/H+ antiporter, which translates to MIHSYVIISIVVLLSVMILVMIGQKLKVAYPIFLVIAGLLISFVPGMPRVEIEPDLVFLIFLPPILFEAAWFTSWQDFHKWRKQIFSMAFGLVFLTSIVVAYLSSSIIPGLTVAMGFLLGGVNSPPDAVAATSVLKHMKIPKKITNILEGESLINDASSLIVFKFALAAVISGQFIWREAVQDFFTMAIGGIAVGVAVGFLFGALLRIIPTNSNIDTVITLIVPYIMYVGAEHFHFSGVLAVVAGGLLMSYNSHCYLSHTSRIQSGNVWSVLIFLMNTIIFILIGLELPIVVEGLTDYTISEGIFYSVVIGGAIIGTRIVYSYALMYFPRLCSKELRLKVPKPDWREPFIISFAAMRGVVSLAAALSIPAFLPNGDAFPHRNIILFVTFVIILITLVGQGLLLSPILKLLNIQDAGSELPEEKQEVILMRKLKETALHKLENDFSELAVSNSLVRHQKHKLENEMMLMADKAQCMASTGDYVTAINENKDVLRQVIQAQRNELHRMKKEKIFDDHVMRTIEMQLDFDEAKITGFSH; encoded by the coding sequence ATGATTCACAGCTATGTTATAATATCCATTGTAGTCTTACTGTCTGTAATGATATTAGTAATGATTGGGCAAAAACTGAAGGTTGCTTATCCTATTTTTCTTGTCATTGCAGGATTATTGATAAGCTTCGTGCCGGGAATGCCTCGTGTAGAAATAGAGCCTGATCTGGTTTTTCTTATTTTTCTTCCGCCTATTTTATTTGAAGCCGCATGGTTTACTTCATGGCAGGACTTCCACAAATGGAGAAAACAGATCTTTTCCATGGCCTTTGGACTGGTATTTTTGACATCAATAGTAGTCGCTTATCTTTCGTCTTCTATTATTCCAGGACTTACTGTGGCGATGGGATTCTTATTGGGTGGGGTAAATTCTCCGCCGGATGCCGTAGCCGCAACTTCAGTGTTGAAGCATATGAAAATTCCAAAAAAAATTACCAATATCCTGGAAGGAGAAAGTTTAATTAATGATGCGTCCAGTTTAATTGTATTTAAATTTGCCCTTGCAGCAGTCATTTCAGGGCAGTTTATCTGGCGGGAAGCGGTGCAGGATTTCTTTACGATGGCCATTGGTGGAATTGCAGTAGGAGTAGCCGTAGGGTTCTTATTTGGAGCTTTATTGAGGATTATCCCTACCAATTCAAATATAGATACTGTTATCACACTGATCGTTCCTTACATCATGTATGTTGGAGCAGAACATTTTCATTTTTCAGGCGTTTTGGCTGTAGTTGCCGGGGGACTGCTGATGTCTTACAATTCTCATTGTTACCTGAGTCATACCTCGAGAATCCAATCCGGAAATGTCTGGAGTGTTTTAATATTTCTGATGAATACCATCATTTTTATTCTTATTGGCCTTGAACTGCCAATTGTTGTAGAAGGATTGACGGATTACACCATTTCCGAAGGAATTTTCTATAGCGTAGTAATTGGTGGAGCGATTATCGGAACAAGGATCGTCTATAGCTATGCATTGATGTATTTTCCAAGACTTTGCTCTAAAGAATTAAGGTTAAAAGTCCCGAAACCCGATTGGCGTGAACCTTTTATCATCAGTTTTGCAGCAATGAGAGGGGTGGTTTCATTAGCTGCAGCATTATCTATTCCTGCATTTTTACCTAATGGCGATGCATTTCCACACCGAAATATCATTTTATTCGTCACTTTTGTTATTATATTAATTACCCTGGTAGGACAAGGATTGTTGCTTTCTCCAATCCTGAAATTATTGAATATCCAGGATGCAGGAAGTGAATTGCCGGAAGAAAAGCAGGAAGTTATCTTGATGCGTAAGCTTAAAGAAACAGCTCTACATAAACTGGAAAATGATTTTTCTGAATTGGCAGTATCAAACAGTCTTGTTCGTCATCAAAAACATAAATTGGAAAACGAAATGATGCTGATGGCCGATAAAGCCCAGTGTATGGCTTCTACCGGAGATTATGTGACCGCCATTAATGAGAATAAAGATGTTCTTCGTCAGGTCATTCAGGCTCAGAGAAACGAATTGCATAGGATGAAAAAAGAGAAAATATTTGACGATCATGTAATGAGAACCATTGAAATGCAGCTGGATTTTGATGAAGCAAAGATTACCGGTTTTTCTCACTGA
- a CDS encoding ABC transporter permease gives MAPIFYATLLGFVYQSGKVENTPVLVIDRDNTPLSNQLTEMLDDNKSIKIIKYIQEPLSIKDEVIRHEAAAVVIIPSRFEGDMLQKKYPELNVYINTGNVLTANFASKALQLTIGTFSAGASIKALQKAGMPAAKAATQYEPFKANYITLFNTTGNYLIFMWPAMLAVVLQQVILLAMAVSFAAEFQRGSFVEEYVKMKKWAFPTMLIKVIPIWISSILIVGIYYFMHMIFRVPMPEGILNFILLTAVFVGSVSFLGVFISILIPDALKATQILMVIASPAFIISGFTWPLSAMPAFVQFIANIIPLTPFLQAFKILLIQKGSVELTFPYLKHLSILLVVYAIIGWIALKVKLWFIFKKAVPQEIALEGASEEETK, from the coding sequence GTGGCACCGATCTTTTATGCCACTTTGCTGGGGTTTGTTTACCAAAGCGGAAAAGTTGAAAATACACCTGTATTAGTTATTGATAGAGATAATACTCCGTTATCAAACCAATTAACAGAAATGCTGGATGATAATAAGAGTATTAAGATCATCAAATATATTCAGGAACCGCTGAGCATAAAGGATGAAGTAATACGGCATGAAGCAGCAGCAGTGGTCATTATCCCGTCCCGGTTTGAGGGAGATATGCTCCAGAAAAAATATCCTGAATTGAATGTTTATATCAATACAGGAAACGTTTTAACAGCCAATTTTGCTTCCAAAGCGCTTCAGCTTACAATAGGGACATTTTCAGCAGGAGCATCCATTAAAGCACTGCAGAAAGCAGGAATGCCAGCAGCCAAAGCTGCAACCCAATATGAACCTTTCAAAGCCAATTATATTACTCTTTTTAACACTACCGGAAATTATCTGATCTTTATGTGGCCGGCAATGTTGGCGGTAGTATTACAACAGGTTATTTTGCTGGCAATGGCGGTAAGCTTTGCAGCAGAATTCCAAAGAGGATCTTTTGTAGAAGAGTATGTAAAAATGAAGAAGTGGGCATTTCCAACGATGCTGATTAAAGTAATTCCTATTTGGATATCTTCTATTCTTATTGTAGGTATTTATTACTTCATGCACATGATCTTCAGGGTTCCGATGCCGGAAGGAATACTTAATTTCATTCTTCTGACAGCCGTTTTTGTTGGTTCTGTATCATTTCTTGGGGTATTCATCAGTATATTAATTCCGGATGCTTTGAAGGCCACCCAAATCCTTATGGTCATTGCTTCTCCTGCCTTTATCATTAGTGGATTTACTTGGCCATTAAGCGCCATGCCGGCATTTGTACAATTTATTGCAAATATCATTCCTTTGACTCCGTTCTTACAGGCGTTTAAAATTCTGTTGATTCAGAAAGGATCTGTAGAGCTTACTTTCCCCTATTTGAAACATTTAAGCATTCTTTTAGTAGTTTATGCCATTATAGGATGGATTGCTTTGAAGGTCAAGCTTTGGTTTATCTTTAAGAAAGCAGTTCCGCAAGAAATTGCTTTGGAAGGAGCTTCTGAAGAGGAGACTAAATAA
- a CDS encoding DUF2490 domain-containing protein, which translates to MGTKNDLGAWYMYFGNNKISKKLNWHNEVQYRNFDAIGDLEQLLIRTGIGYDLTENNNNVLLGYGFILSQPYVNGDKKENIEHRIFQQYITKQKFGRFHLQHRYRLEERFLEDDFRMRFRYMLGFNIPITQKEMLPKTLYASVYNEIFLHFNSPTFDRNRVYGALGYVINKNMRIEAGYMNQIQENRNRGQIQIGFYNNIPFTKN; encoded by the coding sequence ATGGGCACAAAAAATGATTTGGGAGCCTGGTATATGTATTTTGGAAATAATAAGATCAGTAAAAAGCTGAACTGGCACAATGAAGTTCAGTACAGAAATTTTGATGCGATTGGAGATTTGGAACAGCTTCTGATCCGTACCGGGATTGGATATGACCTTACCGAAAACAATAATAATGTATTGTTGGGGTATGGTTTTATTCTAAGCCAGCCTTATGTAAACGGGGATAAAAAAGAAAATATAGAACACAGGATCTTCCAGCAGTATATTACCAAGCAGAAGTTCGGACGTTTTCACCTTCAGCATCGTTATCGTTTAGAGGAACGTTTTCTGGAAGACGATTTTAGAATGAGATTCCGTTATATGTTAGGGTTCAATATTCCGATCACTCAAAAGGAAATGTTACCGAAAACACTGTATGCATCAGTGTATAATGAAATTTTCCTGCATTTCAATAGCCCTACTTTTGATAGAAACAGAGTCTATGGAGCGTTAGGCTATGTAATTAACAAAAACATGAGAATTGAAGCCGGATATATGAATCAGATTCAGGAAAACAGAAACAGAGGACAAATTCAGATTGGTTTTTATAATAATATACCATTTACCAAAAACTGA
- a CDS encoding VOC family protein: protein MKLGAFSISLSVKDLQKSKDFYEKLGFTTMAGAAEQNYLIMKNGSTLIGLFQAMFDGNMLTFNPGWDENAQNLEVFDDVREIQKRLKEGGVEIDKEADETTSGPEHMYLKDPDGNMILIDQHR, encoded by the coding sequence ATGAAACTGGGAGCATTTTCAATCAGCTTAAGTGTAAAAGACCTTCAGAAGTCCAAAGATTTCTATGAAAAATTAGGGTTTACAACTATGGCAGGAGCTGCGGAGCAAAATTATCTGATCATGAAAAATGGATCTACTCTGATCGGACTGTTTCAGGCAATGTTTGATGGAAATATGCTGACTTTTAATCCTGGTTGGGATGAAAATGCACAGAACCTTGAGGTGTTTGATGATGTGCGTGAAATTCAGAAGCGTTTAAAAGAAGGGGGAGTGGAAATTGATAAAGAAGCGGATGAAACCACTTCAGGTCCTGAACATATGTACCTTAAAGATCCGGATGGAAATATGATCCTGATCGATCAGCATAGATAA
- a CDS encoding bestrophin family protein yields the protein MHSGKRFGAREFINWTRRSIYALIVLAAIPTILYFLGWKFLSVPWQPIAIMGTAVAFIVGFKNNASYSRLWEARQIYGAIINDSRSFGYILRDALITKDSGKVKEMFLRHYAWLTALRFQLREPRIWENTGSAQFDEYAKKYDIPERLSKLDDELKKYLSEAELQYILTKKNRATQLMAGQSKELAEAYEKGEINDFQWTQINQQLVKFTDSQGKAERIKNFPYPRNFSSITTYLLLLFIVFVPFGLLKEFDKLGEGSMVEGWTIWFNIPFSLLVTWCFHTLDSVGEASVNPFEGSANDVPITQISRTIEIDMRDMLDETDLPPAITPKNNIVL from the coding sequence ATGCATTCAGGAAAAAGATTTGGAGCGCGTGAATTCATCAATTGGACACGCCGCAGTATTTATGCTTTAATCGTATTGGCAGCCATTCCTACGATTCTTTACTTTCTAGGTTGGAAATTTCTTTCCGTGCCCTGGCAGCCCATTGCGATCATGGGAACAGCAGTTGCTTTTATTGTAGGCTTTAAAAACAATGCCAGTTACAGCAGACTTTGGGAAGCAAGACAGATCTATGGGGCTATCATCAATGACAGCCGTAGTTTTGGATATATACTGAGAGATGCTCTTATCACAAAAGACTCAGGCAAAGTAAAAGAAATGTTTCTTCGTCATTATGCATGGCTTACGGCATTACGATTTCAGCTTAGAGAACCTAGAATTTGGGAAAATACAGGATCTGCACAGTTTGATGAATATGCTAAAAAGTATGATATTCCGGAGCGGCTTTCTAAGTTGGACGACGAACTGAAGAAGTACCTTTCAGAAGCAGAGCTTCAGTATATTCTGACTAAGAAAAACAGGGCAACACAACTGATGGCCGGCCAGAGTAAAGAATTGGCTGAAGCCTATGAAAAAGGAGAAATTAATGATTTTCAATGGACGCAGATCAATCAGCAGCTTGTAAAGTTTACTGACAGCCAGGGAAAAGCAGAAAGAATTAAGAATTTTCCTTATCCAAGGAACTTTTCTTCCATTACAACTTATCTTTTGTTGCTATTCATTGTATTTGTTCCTTTTGGATTATTAAAAGAATTTGATAAACTGGGCGAAGGGTCTATGGTGGAAGGATGGACCATTTGGTTCAATATTCCTTTTTCATTATTGGTGACATGGTGCTTTCATACCCTGGATAGTGTAGGAGAGGCATCTGTAAATCCATTTGAAGGAAGCGCCAATGATGTTCCTATCACTCAGATTAGCCGCACTATAGAAATTGATATGAGGGATATGCTGGATGAAACCGATCTTCCACCGGCAATTACTCCAAAAAATAATATTGTTCTTTAA
- a CDS encoding SRPBCC family protein codes for MSTPITVQYKINAPIDKVWKALTDKNEMKSWYFNIQDFEPEVGKVFNFYEPGGENKYHHQGEILEIIPNQKVKHSWSYPDFSDLKTIVTWELASEEDGTLVKLTHDGIENFEDLGEGFSRENFTGGWNSILGQSLKEYLEKRA; via the coding sequence ATGAGCACACCAATCACCGTCCAATACAAAATAAATGCTCCCATCGATAAGGTTTGGAAAGCTTTGACAGATAAAAACGAAATGAAGTCCTGGTATTTTAATATTCAGGATTTTGAACCGGAAGTAGGAAAGGTTTTTAATTTCTATGAACCCGGAGGTGAGAACAAATACCATCATCAAGGAGAAATTTTGGAAATTATCCCCAACCAAAAAGTAAAGCATAGCTGGTCTTATCCTGATTTTTCAGATCTGAAAACGATTGTAACTTGGGAATTGGCGTCTGAAGAGGACGGAACTTTAGTAAAGCTAACTCATGACGGAATTGAAAATTTTGAAGACCTCGGAGAAGGTTTTTCAAGAGAGAATTTTACCGGCGGATGGAACTCGATTTTAGGCCAAAGTTTAAAAGAATATTTAGAAAAAAGAGCATGA
- a CDS encoding VOC family protein: MASVNVYLTFNGNCREAFDFYKSVFGGEYPYIGTFGEMPPMEGKELPEEDKDKIMHVTLPISKETVLMGSDTGGEWASDFKEGNNFSISINAESKEEANKLFDGLSAGGKVTMPLADTFWGAYFGMFTDKFGINWMVNYDDPAKMQQHP, from the coding sequence ATGGCATCAGTAAACGTTTATTTAACATTCAATGGAAATTGCAGAGAAGCATTCGATTTCTATAAGTCGGTTTTCGGAGGCGAATATCCTTATATCGGAACCTTTGGAGAAATGCCTCCAATGGAAGGAAAAGAACTTCCGGAAGAAGATAAGGACAAAATTATGCACGTAACCCTTCCTATTTCTAAAGAAACTGTATTAATGGGAAGTGATACAGGCGGAGAATGGGCTTCTGATTTTAAAGAAGGAAACAATTTTTCAATTTCCATCAATGCAGAATCTAAGGAAGAAGCCAATAAATTATTTGACGGTCTTTCTGCAGGCGGGAAGGTAACAATGCCATTAGCCGATACATTCTGGGGGGCTTATTTTGGGATGTTTACCGATAAATTCGGGATCAACTGGATGGTTAATTATGATGATCCTGCCAAAATGCAGCAGCATCCTTAA